The genomic segment ttattcgatccatatatttgatctttttttttatatttaacgaattaaaaattggcagacaacttttgtatatagcaaaaagtagatgagtacctatttagttttttcataatttaatgtaagtttgtttatttgcaaccatgtttttgcaattttgaagtcttgttctgttgtaattttaagattttcccaattatcggtctaattatgtttccatcAATTTTTAGtctgagcattttagtaatttctttgtttcgtttaagagcgtaggcgcaaaatttcgggccaatgctttttaacattttcttggaatcctgagaaaactaacacatatttttgaaaaatttaaacacagaatgaaagattgcattattaccgagggccgaaagtcccttagaataaacaaaaagttctTTTGAATGAgctatttgaaattaaaaatcacactaatttttttttttttttttcacccctgtaacttattaaaataaacattatagaagttttcggggacttttggccctcagtaataatgtggtctttcattctgcatttaaatttttcaaaaatacttattagttttttcaggattcgaaaaaaatgaatacatttaaaaaacatttgcccgaaattttgcgtctacgctcttaaatcaaatattctcgtgtataaaaccctctatatatttttattttctaaaaatactatattcgtattgttgtcttcgagcgcgctgacacccggccaccatctgttgattttttgacctgagccttcggagacttgcgtctttcaataaaagaaatagtacTGAccccaaatttaatgttttcattttgaactatcccttggcagaccaaagtttattttttctagctcggacagacacgtcggcgtcggcttactgttcgaaagtcaaaccaatactattatgtaataactaataataattacaaagcaatagtaattacctgttattattcttaggaaatctaaataaacttattccttttcctgtcacagatgaacatccgcgaatcgcacaaatatatccagatattttaaatataaattaaacttttaactataaactgtaactataaacttatatatttaactataactataaccttttaactataaataaattatataaatggtcaaatgcacttgttgtgtcgagtatttaccatagacacctatggactatcgaaaacaaccagaattaaagaataagcacgtgtttttgacagttaaacaaccagaatcgggcatgcgtatacaaaaatggtacacgcttttggaccattgtgtcgcttctatgtgtgttcggttattctatggttaaaacgacacagaccaactggttgaggaatataatttaagaagacaGCTAAACCACCGCCAAAACACGACGAGGTATGGGTGTGTTCCGTAACTAATTTTTactaaactaaaattttattttgttgtaataatacctaatatcttattaataaacatttagttaaaattaaatttgtttaaatgataAAATTTATTGCCTTAAATCTGCGAATCtctattattgaaaaaacaacAAGTAAGTTATTAAATTAGTGGAATTAATGTTTGAGGTTAAATCTATGACGTCATAAGTGGTATGAAAATTGATTGAtgtagaaaatgaaagaaatttaTGTGGCACTATCCACATAATAGTGTaagaaatgatataaaaaataagtaTATCATCTTTAATATTCTGTATCTTAATTTTAAAGGCATCACATTTATTGAAGGTGCCTTTTTGTTGGCTTTTTTGGCCGCAAGTTAAAATCATTCGAAAAACTCTTTTAAAAGTTGAGAAACTGGCAGGATTTTCACTTTTTGTCACCAACAAAAATTGTTGGTCCACTTTACGTGCTCTGTAGTAATGAGATACATACCGTGGAAACTGGTTTATATGGTTAACTATAATATTTATTTCATCTGCTGACATTTTGTTGTGCCCACCGCGGACTCCTCGCTTATCAAGTGTAATCAAAGTTCTTACTTTTTGAAGAGCAGTATTTCTGCGTTTAGTTGACACTTGCAATGTATTGGAATACATATTTCTACAAATTACTACtttatttataaagtattttCTTGAGAATAGTCGTGCTGCAAGATTTGTGGCCTGCACATTTTTTCTCTGTGCAGGATGTTCTCTAACGGATGTTGATATAAATGTAGTTTATAGATTATAATCAGCTAAGTGCCAATAGTGTTCAAAAAACTGTTGGCGGCACATGAACACATGTATCTAATAAAATCTCTTGATTTTACTAGTTTTCCTCTTGCTGAGTAATATTCCATACtgctgtttaatttttattttttttttgcttttctaTCTTGTTGTGCAAATTTtatctttcttccttttcttggACGACCCGAGAAATATATTTCTGAATTCAATGTAGACTGTTCACTTAAATTTTGATCTAAACTTTCATCTGCAGATGTCACTGTAGGTAGGTTCAAAATTTTTATCCTTAACAGGATCATCAGAATCTTCTTCATTACCCACATCGTTAGTAATTGATATATCCTGTTCTGCACATGAACTACTGCTGGTACTTGATCCCTGTTTTTCCTGGCTGTAAATTGGCTGgacttaaaaaataattttgcaataagGAACCAACttacatattacaaaataaatcaaagtggaattaaaaaattataaacaaaaagatatatatatatatatatatatatatatatatatatatatatatatatatatatatattgttatgattcattttatcggaaaaagataaaattaaaattacttaatAGACTATCtcaataaattttcaagatatcctggagagtttttatgctatgtaaaaattgaaaataatattggtttgctcttaatatatttcaaagcataaaatataataattcaaaataattcaactgataaactataaaagatattactaagaaatgaaagtccattatctttggattacctgtagtaaacaaaatttaaagatatgcataaattattttctttgtaaaatatatttgagggAACGTAGTGAAATAATGGAACAATAAGtggattttccaaatagacttgtacgccgatacggtgaataagacaatagaatcgaaatatttaaaatgtataattctccgttagtttttaagaatttgtagaaacgattagcatgttaatagtttttagaaaatttataattgtaggtaaaattgtttgtttgttatctaaatggtagatggggatacgTATGACGAGCTTTGATTGGAGAAGATTAAAAAAGGTGGGATAGCTATGTAGGAaggagagtttagctagatttttaaGGGAGAAAAGagaatcagttgttttccaagggtgcaaggcgaagagtcgttgttctttggcggttcccaagtgatagtaagcattagaactgaatgtttgtgagttttcgtggactaagtgtatcctgacggaagctgatccagtaaaatattgtaagtcatatatttctacttatatattccaagagtcactgttcaggccggaacgagagattcagtttatcgagaggagaagaggctagcgtcttttgaacgatacgtgcatctgaaggagatcattgaagacgagaggctcgcaataatttgttgtaatattgctgattacctaggaaactgcgaagaatagatagtgtaggctacaaggaacaaggatttggacaactcatcttcagagagatatttttttttaccattcgtcagtttttttttatcaacaaagttttttttttaattgcttcagaaaagatagaaatatttatcaggagatatagaacaacaattttgatttgaaattttaatttatatagtatataacattaatttttgaaggttcacgtacgtagaacaaaattttgataatcattgtatgagatattttttgtttaagatatttgagtgtgaattttattttaatttataattttgtatcatatatgtttattattccggtattccaaTAGACCTTatctatcatatgtaaagcatagatattgaagcacgaatataaccctgagaagagaattaaatagtgtgataaaatcataattgcatcattaattagctaattaattgcttggcgcacctctgacttttaatatcacattaatatatatatatatatatatatatatatatatatatatatatatatatatatatatatatatatatatatatatatatatatatatatatatatatatatatatatatatattgtgacgattggggtttatagaaaataatttataagttatatactagagaattttataaaaatatatttatgtgagggcattttaagaaattagcatataataattgtaaaaagttgtattttaatgttgtaaatatatttaagtgagccatgtgcataggcaaccaactatacatatgtgagtgacagatatacttactctgaagtgacgtttaagaatttttatgaatataagtggggttatagttgtttaaaatgtgtagtttattaaattagaatgttaagttactaatttaattatatattctgatctgaaaagcctaaatgtcaacaaaattatcaatggaacattaacgaattctccagagtgcagagtgtgaccattgtttacggtcgaacattctggaataatgattatgtcggtggatggaacagatattttttcgagaacatccatatcgaagaaatagaacgaaattggaacatgatctcttaccagatgattctagaatatccaaaaagatataaatacccgtgatttggattcaagatggaagtttttagtcagaagtcaggccagttcattatgaaagttagtagacacattaagttagtgtagtaaattgttcagaattttcaagaagtcagtcagaaaagtttagtaagaaatatgaaagttagttggagtcagtgaatcaagtacaaatagtccaattgtttaatataattaaaaaaggtatattggaagaaattaaattatgttatggttggagattagtataaatcaacttataataattggatattggtatattgaaaagaagaataaatataaatggtgtttgctggtttgcttggtggtatataaatgctggtgatgaaaaatatatcttaaattggtagaagctgataattggagaaagaaatttcacaaaaacaaggataaccgaagtacgaagacattcagtggtgattagaatatatatagtggaaaacagttcatttaggcattcagtgaaagaaaggtacaaaattttgttaatataatttagttagtgttataacaatttcaattttgaagatagtttgtttaaatttaacattgtctatagaatttaattagttttataagaacatcactttaaagatagtttattttaaatttacattggctaggttagatatatatgtgtgtttcataatagttataataaagataatttaaaaaagtacttacaagctaattctttgagaaccgcgataaaaaccctatatattatattattaaaaatactcattgctcatcattcaaacaaaaaacacatcataacaatatatatatatatatgtatatatatatatatatatatatatatatatatatatatatatatatatatatatatatattaaaaagtatttattttaagATGTGTTTTATCAAAGAATATTAGTTATTGAGAGCTAAATATAGTTACTATTTACTAAAATTGtccaaatataaatatatttattttagctAAAATTAAAGCGATGTTTCAAACACTTGTGGACTGTACTAAGGGATTTCAGAAACTTCTTGACAGACTAGCCAATACAGAACAACCCGTTGATCTTAAAAATGCCTTTTCGTGCTTCACTACGGACGTGATCGGCTCGATTGCTTTTGGGTTAGACTGCAGCTCCTTGGAAAACCCAGATTCGGACTTTAGAAAATATGGAGATAAAGCGTTTCGTAAAAATTTGAGACAGAGAATAGGAATTATTCTCACTAGCGTGTTTCCTTGGTGGTTGATTCGATTAACGggttacaaaatattttcgaaagatgtggataatttttttacaaatcttgTAAAAGATATgattgaagaaagaaaaaaacagaatataGAACGAAAAGATTGCTTGCAactattaataaatttaaataagagTGCTAGAGAAAACGGGAATATGCAAGCCCTAACTCTGGAGGAAATTGTTGCTCAAAGTTTCGGTTTTTTCATTGGTGGGTTCGAAAGCTCAGCTACAACAATGCATTTTGCTTTGTTGGAAATCGCCCAAAACATCGATATTCAAGAAAAACTGAGAGAAGAAATAGTTGCCGTTCTTGGCAAACATGGTAACCAAATAACCTTTGATGCAGTTAAAGAGATGGTTTATTTGGATAAAGTTATGCAAGGTAAGTACTCAGTTATATAACGATAGTAATTTTATCGATTTAAATACATTACCTAGTATATAGTATATGCCAGCGTTCTTCTTCCAAAATCACTATACAAACTACTTTCAAATTATCATTTCTCTCGTATGTAAACTTATGTTGTTAATAAACAGTGATTGTATACAAGTTTGATATAAGATGTGTCCCTTGAAACTATTGTAATGTTACTTTTAAAAAAGTAGGAATGTTCAATTGTGATATAGTTGCTGTAAGTCCAATATTTTgccaataattttaatatttacgaAATATCAAATCTTGGCAGCTACGTAATAAACATGGCTGTCAGAAAAGTGTACTTATTCGGGCAAAATGATTCCCCATGGTGtcggattaattttttttttttttttttcaagacgACAAAATGGTTCAAATCTATAAACGGAAGACCGACAGGCAAAAATGGGACGAAAATAAAATGCGGCAAGTAATAGAAAGTGTGCATAATGGCCTTGCATATAAAACAGCAACATGAAATTGGTGTCATTGATGAGTTCGAAGCGACGTTTTAAGAAGAAAAACAATCCAGCCACAGACTATTTGTAGAAACTTGGAAGAAAAACTAACATATTCACCGAGAAACAAGAACAATAGCTTGTAACCTATATTCTCGACATGGAAAGCCGAATGTACGGCCTTATCACCAAAGACGTAAGGCCTACAGCGTACCAACTCGCACTAAGGAATGCCATTGTGCATTGATTTTTGAGCCAAACAAAACTTGCTGGTAAAGATTAAAAACACCCTCTACTTTCACTGAGATCTTCTGAAGCAACATCGATTGTCGTAGTTGTGCTTTTAACAGAAGTACACAATTGTTCACTTTGCTTATGCTTTGCTAAGTACAAAAAATCATATTAGATAAAACACCATTCTCCCTACTCAGAATATATGATGTAAATGATATGTCTGTCAGTACCGTGCCAGGTAAAAACTGTAAGATTCTTTCCAAAAGAGGTCGGAAACAAGTTGGTAGTTGTATCTACTATGGCAGTCATTTGTATATCTGCAGGAGGTTTATATGTTCCACCGATGTTAGTTTTTCCcgaaagaagatgaagaaggaGTTAAAAGATGCGGCACCATCAGGAGCAGCATTCAGATGCAAAGATTTTGGGTGGATGAATCTCGATGTGTTTGCAGATTGGTTTGATCATTTTATATCTTGCGTTAAATCATCAGCAGAAGACCCAGCACTATTAATTCTGGACGGTTACTTTCTCACACTAAGAACGTAAATGTCAGCGAAAAGCCAGAAGTAATTTTATTACTATGTTATGTTTGCCTTCGCATACTACACAGGCTGAGGCAGATGTATCTTGTGAGTTACTAGCATGCTCAAGTACTAGAAAAATGGATGACTAATCACCTAGGAAGAGCTAAGAGAGTATTTCAAATTTCGAGAATTTTTAATGAATCCTACATGAAAGTTTGCAAACTTATGAATGCTATTAATGGTTGCAAGAAAGCCAGAATCATACCTTAGAATCCAGATATTTTTTCAGCAGTCTATTTCGTAGCTGCTGAAGCTACAGAGTAAGATGAACCGAGAAACATGAATCAAACTGAAAATACTATCATAACTGTTCCTTTCACTCGAGTTCAGCAAACCCCTTGTAAGAAAAACTGTGGTCAGGACTCCAGTTTAGACAACAATGACCTTGACGAATCAGAAATTGGGCGCTCTTCATCCGTTATTTGTCAGCATATTGACAGTGGCTCCGCATCTGTACCTTCGACTTCTTGTACTATTTTTTCCGAAAGATATTTGCCCATTTTCAAAGTCGTCACAACCACGACGCACTACTAAACACAAATCTGTTATTCTTACAAGATTTAAACGGAAAGAGAactcttaaattaaaaaataaatctgCAGTTAATGGAAGGCAAAAAGGAAAAAACTAGAAACCACGTTCAatcaaagttataaaaaaaataaggaccTATATGATGAATAGTCAGATATTGAAGAAGGTGCAGAGTGCTGTATTTgttctgatatatttttaaaatttcccgCAGGAGAGGTCACACTTATTTTGTTTATTCGTACCTGTACTACCTTTCTACAGGAATCTTTTCTATCAGTCATTGGAATGTACCGTGTCGGTATTAAGAACTTCCCCGCCCAGTATGTCTTATTTAACGTTCTGAATGGTCCCTACTTAACTCAAAACCACTCAACTACGCCAGCTTAAACCAGGCATAGTCCTAGCTTGTATAAGTTAAATTCAACTGATCAAAATCTAAACGTAAAATGACTGCAGTCTATACCTTATAGTGTAGAACTTTCCAAATCAAAAGCCAACGTTGTAATATATTACTTGTATCATAAAAATCTCATTTTAATTATCTTATTtctaaaagtaaattaaaaaattataataaatttcgaccaaatttgtttaattgtttTCTATAATAAAATCATGTTTTAGAAACATTAAGAAAATATCCGGCATTGGGCGTCTTCAGTCGTATGTGTAACAAGGATTACAAGCTTCCGAATaacgattttgttttaaaaaagggAACTATGGTTAGTATCCCTGTCGAGGCTATACAAAGAGATCCAGATTATTACCCAGACCCAGAAAAATTTGATCCGGAGAGATTCACTATAGAGAATATTAATAAAAGACCTGCATTCTCTTACTTGCCTTTTGGTGAAGGTCCACGTATGTGCATgggtatgtaaaaaaatttgtttattgttcaaaattatattttctcaaaaatactttaaaatatttaccAGATATTTAAAACTAGATTAGTAAATACACTTTGtataaatgttaatatatatatatatatatatatatatatatatatatatatatatatatatatatatatatatatatattaatatgtattaatattaacatagctatatagagactctaaggcacagataaaaacaggaaaatatctaacggaagaattcctggttacaaaaggcttgcgacagggatgctgtatcccaccaaccttattcaagatatatgttgcagcggcattggaaagatggaaaagaaaggtacataggatgggtatagagcttagcaatgaatgtatatatacactccagtttgctgatgaccaggtagtgctagcgaccgacaaggaagacatgcagtacatgttaagaaaactgatagaagaatataacgactggggaatgaatgtcaatacaacaaaaaccaaatatctttgtattggaaacgagtcagataacatacaCCTCGAAAACgaacaacatatttcctgctgtcagagctatgactacttgggtgttgcctttgacaatacaggaactgatacacgggaaatagaaaaacgaatcactcaagcaaagaaagtcttaggatgtctcaatagtatactgtggagtaaagagataacgaaaggaaggaaatttaatatatatgagaccatgattaaaactactcttctttatggcgctgaaacatggagaattagtgaaaagaacaaaaagcgaatagaagcagtagagatggatgcaatgagatctttaggtatttccagaggagaccgaatcagaaatgatgtaataaaacaacgtataagaatagaaggaaatataactcaagatatagataagaaacaattaaggtggtatgggcatgttcaacggatgccagcatcaagactccccaaaaaagtaatagaatggcaaccgataggtcgacggaaaagaggaagacccagattagaatggcaacacggcgtaaacaagtccatgagcgaaagaaatttaacaacaaacgactgcgaagataggaagagatggtgtttaggtatcggacaacgtcgaaagacgttttaaatcgatgtatatatatatatatatatatatatatatatatatatatatatatattaatattaacattctttatttttgtttctttttatttttttattttattctccaaCATACGTTGCTACTGAGTGTCCATGTCGCTTTGTAATTTGTAAACTTCCGTTTTAGAACTTTTAAAAGCGCAACATGATTTCCGTCCCGGTAAAGGGACTATAGAATTTTTTTCCTTTTCCCTAGGAGGAGGTCCTGCAAGCGGATGCCGTCCTGTTATcctgttatcctgcctaccaactaaaactcTCTCCTAATTTTGCGCAGTGGACTACCGTGCGTACCGATCTCCGAAAGTGGGATGGTCACTGTACGGTTGACGTCCCTTTCGGAGCATTCCCTTCTATTATCTAGGTCTTATCTATATCGTTGGTCTAactggtgtttctcttcttcttctttctttttaatgactgctcaaGTGTAATTGTGTACACGATTCCATCCCCCTTACTTCCCGTCATCCTTAGGATCATCTCTCTCACAGTCACAGGGTTTCTCTATACATTTTCTTTCTCTCCACTttccatctattacactccagcattgtgtgagtaacagtgtcggagtATTTGCAGTATAGACATTTATCTGTAtttgtctttctgaacctatgaagatacaaCCTAAAACACCCATGCCCTGTGAACACTTGCATCAGGAAGTAATCCAGTTGCCTGTAACCACAGTCCATCCAGTCTCTTAGGGTCGGAAATAGCATCTTAGTCCACTGGACAATATCTTCCGTAttattccactcttcttgccatcttttcatGAGCCCCTTGTAGGTCGGGATCTTTACCTCCCCACTTCAGATTAGTGCTGTGTAAAGGATGATTATGTAAATATTGTGTAAAGGACAACAAGGTGTAAAGACCTCCTCCTTTCTGATTTGGGTCCCCTAATGGTAGACATCACCCTCGTCATTACACCGCAGTCTTCGCTGCCTTCTGATTTACCACCCGTATATGCATTATCATCATTCAGCCTTTATTTATcaagtccactgctggacataggcctcccttaaactccttcaTTCTTTGCGATtgtgtgctctttgttgccaatttttcgtgatacgcctggtGTCGTCAGCCCAActtgtaggtggtcttcctctactacgtttgtctactcttggcctccaatgtgtaattttgctcgtccattgTGAGTCAttcattctcgctacatggcctgcacaattccattttagttcgactatgcgttccacaacatcagcaatactcgtagAACGACGAGTATTGACGTTATATTACAATGGAATATTGTAAATCACAAAAGATCTCCAATTAACAGAAAAATAATTTGTTGCTGAAATTAACTAATTTCTTTGTAAGCTTAATAAATTCGGGAgttaaaatacaaacaaaaaacatCCCATTTCAGTTAAATTATTGCATTTATAAAGAGTTTTGAACACTTAAATTGCTATCGTGGATACTATATTTGATGAAAGAATACAACACGTTAGATTTTAATGTTTTgttgaaataaaattaattatattattcaTATTTTAGGTATTAGACTAGGAAAACTGCAGTCCAAAATAGGGATCATCACTTTGCTGAAAAACTATCGAGTTAATTTGAATGAAAAAACAAAGTTGCCAATCGCATATGCCTTTGGTACGATATCGATGGTTAGAGATGGAGTGTGGGTCAATATAGACCCCATACGTAATTGAGCGAATGTATAATACCTTTAGATAGTTGGTATTGGTAGTGGTATCAGTACCTTTTAATAAAGTCTTCCTTTATACTGCTAGTGCTGCGTTTGGATTATAGCAGGGTAGACTGCTATATCCAGGACTTACGGTATATAAGGAAGGTACCTCGATAAATGCTGCGCTTAAACCCTTTTtacgaggtctggctattaaataacgagactgcttatgaaaaagagttttattttaaaaattattctacaatcgaATGCTCTCATTCAATATATTCCCCTTTGCTCGCCACACACCGTTCCATTCGTGTTTTCCATTGGTCAAAGCAATGCTGAAAGTCTTCTTTTGTTAGAGCTTTTAGGTGCTCCGCCGTTTTTCGCTTCACCTCTTCCATCGACTCGAACCCGATTCCTTTTAAGGCAGACTTGATCTTTGAAAAAAGGAAAAAGTCACAGCAGGCGAGTGTTCGAGCACTGGAATGCCTCTAGCGGCTAAATAACGCTTCACAGACAGCGCATTATGGGCAGGTGCGTTGTCCTGGCCCAAGATCCACGGCTTGTTTTTCCACAACTCCGGCCGTTTTTTACGAACTCGCTCTCGCAGCGTTGACAAAACTTTCCAATAGTAAGTTTGGTTTACAGTTTGACCCTCTGGAACCCATTCAGTCATCACTATGCcgttaatgtaaaaaaaaaacgattagcatggctttaaattttgatttcaaCATCCTTGCTTTTTTCATTCTTGGTGATGCAGGAGTTTTCCAGTACATAGATTGTCCCTTGGTTTCAACATCGCGTTTGAATATCTAGGTTTCATCGCAAGTGATGATGTTTTCCATTAATTCAGGCTCTTCATGTAACCTCTCAAGAAAATCTGAGCAGATCTGTTGACGGACGAGCTTTTCGTCAGGGGTCAAATTTTTGGGGCCAACTTCGTACAGACTTTCTTCATGTTCAATTTATCATGTCAAATTTTTCTGACAGTTTTTGTATCGGCGTTTACAGTCTCAGCAATCATCCGAATGCTCACACGACGATCTCGGcgcacaatttcatttattttggtcacTGTTTGCGGAGTTGAAACAGAGACAGGTTGGCCTGGACTCTGGTCATCTTCGGCGCTCTCTCGGCCTTCAGAAAACCGTTCCTACTATTCGAAAACACGCGCACGAGATAGAGAATTCTCACCATAGGCCTCCTTCAACAAATCATAGCACTCAGTcggagttttttttaatttaacgagaAATTTCACATCAATCTGTTGCTCATGTTTTTCGTCACACATTGTTATCGGCAC from the Diabrotica undecimpunctata isolate CICGRU chromosome 1, icDiaUnde3, whole genome shotgun sequence genome contains:
- the LOC140444965 gene encoding probable cytochrome P450 6a13; protein product: MAVYIFVPLVIILATCLYVYSKKKFLYWKDRNVYHMEPTFFYGNMKTVTKDHAHLTTAFQKLYDEAKALKKGYCGFYSFFQPHFVPIDLELVKGILQNDFDHFYNRGRYINEKADPLSGHLFNLEDEKWRKIRIKLTPIFTSAKIKAMFQTLVDCTKGFQKLLDRLANTEQPVDLKNAFSCFTTDVIGSIAFGLDCSSLENPDSDFRKYGDKAFRKNLRQRIGIILTSVFPWWLIRLTGYKIFSKDVDNFFTNLVKDMIEERKKQNIERKDCLQLLINLNKSARENGNMQALTLEEIVAQSFGFFIGGFESSATTMHFALLEIAQNIDIQEKLREEIVAVLGKHGNQITFDAVKEMVYLDKVMQETLRKYPALGVFSRMCNKDYKLPNNDFVLKKGTMVSIPVEAIQRDPDYYPDPEKFDPERFTIENINKRPAFSYLPFGEGPRMCMGIRLGKLQSKIGIITLLKNYRVNLNEKTKLPIAYAFGTISMVRDGVWVNIDPIRN